A stretch of the Arthrobacter stackebrandtii genome encodes the following:
- a CDS encoding sugar ABC transporter permease, which yields MSAPTALKKSGPAAGAPKRRAGKPRRAGWWLPYALLAPAVVFELVIHVIPMVTGIWMSFLKLTKMFIANWGNAPFIGLKNYQVALDFDSAVGMGLLKSFGITVAFTILVVGLSWGLGMAAAVALQKAFKGRAIFRTLFLIPYALPMYAGVIAWKFMLQKDNGALNHFLFDNLGLPGDKPFWLIGDNAFLSVVIVAIWRLWPFAFLMLMAGLQSVPNDVYEASAVDGAKPLRQWWAITLPMLRPVNMVLVLVMFLWTFNDFNTPFVLFGGSQPPAGDLISFHIYNASFLTWNFGSGAAMSVLLLLFLLVVSGIYLLAMNRRKDNA from the coding sequence GTGTCTGCTCCCACCGCCCTGAAGAAATCCGGTCCCGCAGCCGGGGCGCCCAAGAGAAGGGCTGGCAAGCCCCGCCGCGCCGGGTGGTGGCTGCCGTACGCCCTGCTGGCCCCCGCCGTCGTCTTTGAACTTGTTATTCACGTCATCCCGATGGTGACGGGCATCTGGATGAGCTTCCTCAAGCTCACCAAGATGTTCATCGCCAACTGGGGCAATGCACCATTCATCGGCCTGAAGAACTACCAGGTCGCCCTCGACTTTGACTCCGCCGTCGGGATGGGACTGCTGAAGTCCTTCGGCATCACGGTAGCCTTCACCATCCTTGTGGTGGGCCTGTCCTGGGGGCTGGGCATGGCTGCCGCCGTCGCCCTGCAAAAGGCATTCAAGGGCCGCGCCATTTTCCGCACCCTGTTCCTGATCCCCTACGCCCTTCCCATGTACGCCGGCGTCATCGCCTGGAAGTTCATGCTTCAGAAGGACAATGGTGCGCTCAACCACTTCCTGTTCGACAACCTGGGGCTCCCGGGCGACAAGCCGTTTTGGCTGATTGGCGACAACGCCTTTCTGTCCGTCGTCATTGTTGCCATCTGGCGCCTGTGGCCCTTCGCCTTCCTCATGCTGATGGCGGGCCTGCAGTCCGTCCCGAACGACGTCTACGAGGCGTCTGCCGTGGACGGTGCCAAGCCGCTGCGCCAGTGGTGGGCCATCACCTTGCCCATGCTGCGCCCCGTCAACATGGTCCTGGTCCTGGTCATGTTCCTGTGGACCTTCAACGACTTCAACACCCCTTTCGTCCTCTTCGGTGGTTCGCAGCCCCCGGCCGGCGACCTGATCTCGTTCCACATCTACAACGCCTCGTTCCTGACCTGGAACTTCGGCTCCGGCGCCGCGATGTCAGTGCTGCTCCTGCTGTTCCTGCTGGTTGTCAGCGGAATCTACCTTCTCGCCATGAACCGGAGGAAAGACAATGCATGA
- the aceA gene encoding isocitrate lyase — protein sequence MTAAFEPAKTPEQIRTEAVAALELEWAADSRWNGVDRSFSADDVIRLRGRVNEEHTLARRGSEKLWNQLRNAAPGGYTNALGALTGNQAVQQVKAGLKAIYLSGWQVAADANSNGNTYPDQSLYPVDSVPKVVRRINNALLRADQIEFSEGLQTVEDWLVPIVADAEAGFGGPLNAYELMKSMITSGAAGVHWEDQLASEKKCGHLGGKVLIPTAQHVRTLNAARLAADVAGVPSVIIARTDAEAATLITSDVDERDQPFLTGERTAEGFYHVKNGIEPSIARARAYAPHSDLIWMETGTPDLEHAKKFAEGVKSEFPDQMLAYNCSPSFNWKKHLDDATIAKFQRELGAMGYTFQFITLAGFHSLNYSMFDLAHGYARNGMSSYVELQEREFDAEDRGYTATKHQREVGTGYFDLVATALNPNSGTLALAGSTEAQQFH from the coding sequence ATGACTGCAGCATTCGAACCCGCAAAGACGCCGGAACAGATTCGCACCGAAGCTGTGGCCGCCCTCGAACTCGAGTGGGCCGCAGACTCCCGCTGGAACGGCGTGGATCGCTCCTTCAGCGCAGATGATGTCATCCGGCTCCGCGGCCGCGTCAACGAGGAACACACCCTGGCCCGCCGCGGTTCCGAGAAACTCTGGAACCAGCTGCGCAATGCGGCTCCCGGCGGCTACACCAACGCCCTGGGTGCACTCACCGGCAACCAGGCCGTCCAGCAGGTCAAGGCCGGGCTGAAGGCCATCTACCTCTCCGGCTGGCAGGTCGCCGCCGATGCCAATTCCAACGGCAACACCTACCCTGACCAGTCCCTCTACCCCGTGGATTCGGTGCCCAAGGTTGTCCGCCGCATCAACAACGCCCTCCTGCGGGCAGACCAGATTGAATTCTCCGAGGGCCTGCAAACCGTCGAGGACTGGCTCGTCCCGATCGTGGCCGACGCCGAGGCCGGCTTTGGCGGCCCGCTCAACGCCTACGAGCTCATGAAGTCCATGATCACCTCCGGCGCCGCCGGCGTGCACTGGGAAGACCAGCTCGCCAGCGAAAAGAAGTGCGGGCACCTGGGCGGCAAGGTCCTCATCCCCACGGCCCAGCATGTCCGCACGCTGAACGCCGCAAGGCTCGCGGCCGACGTCGCCGGCGTCCCCTCGGTGATCATCGCCCGCACCGATGCCGAGGCTGCAACGCTGATCACCTCCGATGTTGACGAGCGCGACCAGCCGTTCCTCACCGGCGAGCGCACCGCCGAAGGTTTCTACCACGTGAAGAACGGGATCGAGCCGTCCATCGCCAGGGCCCGCGCCTACGCCCCCCACTCCGACCTCATCTGGATGGAGACCGGAACCCCCGACCTCGAGCACGCCAAGAAGTTTGCCGAGGGCGTGAAGTCCGAGTTCCCCGACCAGATGCTCGCCTACAACTGCTCACCGTCGTTCAACTGGAAAAAGCACCTGGACGACGCAACGATCGCCAAGTTCCAACGAGAGCTCGGCGCCATGGGATACACCTTCCAGTTCATCACGCTGGCCGGCTTCCACTCCCTGAACTACTCGATGTTTGATCTTGCCCATGGTTACGCCCGCAACGGCATGAGTTCCTACGTCGAACTGCAAGAGCGTGAATTTGACGCTGAAGACCGCGGCTACACCGCAACCAAGCACCAGCGCGAAGTAGGCACAGGCTACTTCGACCTGGTGGCGACCGCCCTGAACCCAAACAGCGGCACCCTCGCACTGGCCGGCTCCACCGAAGCCCAGCAGTTCCACTAA
- a CDS encoding Gfo/Idh/MocA family protein has translation MSNEIVPEPLKVGVVGVGWAGQQHLKAFRAIDGVEIVAVAGMESELLESLRVEYGIPHGFARWEDLLELEGLDAISVAVPTFLHAPIAVGALERGLHVLSEKPLARNGEEGAAMVAAARGAGRVLDVVFNHRRRGDIRKLKSIIDDGGLGRPYYAKASWLRRSGIPTLGSWFTSPELAGGGPMADIGVHVIDYSLHLLGEPKVISVSASTYAELGPRGRGGSEGFTAAASGLAFEVEDLASAFIRLEGGVTLVVEAGWAGYRDPADLMDFSVFGTEGGAELRVVDSPDAAASSLRIFADKDGANTDYMAEPLEDGEHQAVVDDFVAAIRAGADEWGSHDGSVALTRALIIDACYQSAREQREVRL, from the coding sequence GTGAGCAATGAAATCGTGCCGGAACCGCTGAAGGTGGGTGTTGTCGGCGTCGGCTGGGCCGGGCAGCAACACCTCAAGGCGTTCCGTGCCATTGACGGCGTGGAGATTGTGGCCGTGGCGGGCATGGAGAGCGAACTGCTGGAATCGCTCCGGGTCGAGTACGGCATTCCGCACGGCTTCGCCCGGTGGGAGGACCTGCTGGAACTGGAAGGCCTGGATGCCATCAGCGTCGCCGTGCCCACGTTCCTGCACGCACCCATTGCCGTGGGAGCCCTGGAACGTGGACTGCACGTGCTCAGTGAAAAGCCGCTTGCCCGCAACGGCGAGGAGGGCGCGGCCATGGTCGCTGCCGCCCGCGGGGCCGGGCGCGTGCTGGACGTGGTGTTCAACCACCGGCGGCGCGGGGACATCAGGAAGCTCAAGTCCATCATTGACGACGGCGGCTTGGGCCGCCCCTACTACGCCAAGGCCTCGTGGCTGCGGCGCAGCGGCATCCCCACGCTGGGCAGCTGGTTCACCAGCCCTGAGCTGGCCGGCGGCGGGCCCATGGCCGACATCGGGGTGCACGTGATCGACTACTCCCTGCACCTGCTCGGCGAACCAAAAGTGATTTCGGTGTCGGCGTCCACCTATGCCGAACTGGGGCCGAGGGGCAGGGGCGGCAGTGAGGGATTTACCGCTGCGGCGTCGGGCCTTGCCTTTGAGGTGGAGGACCTGGCCTCCGCATTCATCCGGCTCGAGGGCGGGGTGACGCTGGTGGTGGAGGCCGGTTGGGCCGGCTACCGGGACCCGGCCGACCTCATGGACTTCAGTGTTTTCGGCACGGAAGGCGGGGCCGAGCTGCGGGTCGTCGATTCACCCGACGCCGCGGCATCGAGCCTTCGCATTTTTGCCGACAAGGACGGCGCCAACACCGACTATATGGCGGAGCCGTTGGAGGACGGGGAACACCAAGCCGTGGTGGACGACTTTGTCGCGGCCATCCGCGCGGGTGCGGACGAATGGGGCAGCCATGACGGATCAGTGGCGCTCACCCGGGCCCTGATCATCGACGCCTGCTACCAGTCAGCCCGTGAACAACGAGAAGTGAGGCTCTAG
- a CDS encoding TolB family protein: MHPKQRAELQLLDVATGAPTVRYTSRTLHFEAPNWSPDGGNLIINGGGKLFRLPVHADGHRGADSADNGAGLEEIDLGGIAGINNDHVISPDGGTAYVSSDDGHIYAVDLAGVDAATQRATAGQAPRRVTNDNGPNFRHYLHGVSPDGTTLAYIGLEVNGGQVCTNVYTIPAVGGPDRQLTNDRFPDDGAEFSPDGQWIYFNSERGSSKPGHAQLFRMPAGGGEPEQLTFDERVNWFPHPSPDGTRIAYVSFPPGTLGHPADVPVVVRLLEADGSIRDLARVFGGQGTMNVPSWSPDGRRIAMVAYPMEKATE; the protein is encoded by the coding sequence ATGCATCCGAAACAACGTGCTGAACTACAGCTGCTCGATGTGGCGACCGGTGCGCCCACAGTTCGATACACATCGAGAACACTGCACTTCGAGGCGCCGAACTGGAGCCCCGACGGCGGGAACCTGATCATCAACGGCGGCGGCAAGCTATTCCGGCTGCCCGTCCACGCGGATGGGCACCGTGGTGCGGATTCGGCGGACAACGGCGCAGGACTGGAAGAGATAGATCTGGGAGGCATTGCCGGGATCAACAACGACCACGTCATCAGCCCGGACGGCGGCACGGCCTACGTCTCCAGCGACGACGGCCACATCTACGCCGTGGATCTTGCTGGAGTGGACGCGGCAACCCAACGGGCAACGGCCGGCCAGGCACCCCGCCGGGTCACGAACGACAACGGCCCGAACTTCAGGCACTACCTGCACGGGGTCTCCCCGGACGGCACCACGCTGGCCTACATCGGCCTCGAGGTGAACGGTGGACAAGTGTGCACCAACGTCTACACCATCCCGGCCGTCGGCGGCCCGGACCGGCAGCTGACAAATGACAGGTTTCCCGACGACGGCGCCGAGTTCTCACCGGACGGGCAGTGGATTTACTTCAACTCGGAACGCGGTTCATCGAAACCCGGGCACGCCCAGTTGTTCCGCATGCCCGCCGGGGGCGGCGAACCCGAGCAGCTGACCTTTGACGAACGCGTCAACTGGTTCCCGCACCCCTCGCCCGACGGCACCCGAATCGCCTATGTCAGCTTCCCACCGGGGACGCTGGGGCACCCGGCCGACGTGCCAGTCGTCGTTCGCCTTTTGGAGGCAGACGGCAGCATCCGCGACCTCGCCCGCGTCTTTGGCGGGCAGGGCACCATGAATGTTCCGAGCTGGTCGCCAGACGGCCGCAGGATTGCGATGGTCGCCTACCCGATGGAGAAGGCTACGGAATGA
- a CDS encoding S1C family serine protease: MTAQQDTAWFRRLPLSTWIAAAVALALVAGLLGGWIGSLLTRPAATSAALSGSCDATDVAQGVLPGVVTVSVSNGDASGVGSGVIVRREGYIMTNNHVISPAASGGKIEVLFSDGNSAQAELVGRDPKSDLAVLKVKSSKGLPTVELGKSAAVLVGQPVVALGAPLGLSSTVTSGIVSALGRNVPVPSDDDSTAVLVGAIQTDASINPGNSGGALVDCGGKLIGINSAIATIPNEADVSTGSVGIGFAIPVDLAARITDQLIETGKVAYPYFGVSAVPLPPEAAAHFGVEDGLYLQSVAPGGPADKAGLRRSDIVTLLDGRPATSIAVLTEVTLAKKAGDTLKVTYVRGGKTATTNLTLGIIP, encoded by the coding sequence ATGACTGCTCAGCAAGATACCGCCTGGTTCAGGCGGCTCCCGTTGTCCACCTGGATTGCCGCCGCCGTGGCCCTGGCCCTCGTCGCCGGGCTGTTGGGCGGCTGGATCGGCAGCCTGCTGACGCGCCCCGCGGCCACGTCCGCCGCATTGTCCGGCAGCTGCGACGCCACCGATGTGGCCCAGGGCGTGCTGCCCGGCGTCGTCACTGTCTCCGTCAGCAACGGTGACGCGTCCGGCGTCGGAAGTGGTGTGATTGTGCGCCGCGAGGGCTACATCATGACCAACAACCATGTCATCTCCCCGGCGGCCTCCGGCGGCAAGATCGAGGTGCTGTTCAGCGACGGCAACTCCGCGCAGGCGGAGCTGGTGGGCCGTGACCCCAAGTCGGACCTTGCTGTCCTGAAGGTCAAGTCCAGCAAGGGCCTGCCCACTGTTGAGCTGGGCAAGTCTGCGGCGGTTCTGGTGGGCCAGCCTGTTGTGGCGCTCGGCGCTCCCCTGGGACTCTCCAGCACGGTGACCTCCGGCATCGTCAGCGCACTGGGCCGCAACGTGCCCGTGCCCAGCGACGACGACTCCACTGCTGTCCTTGTTGGTGCCATCCAGACCGACGCCTCCATCAATCCCGGAAACTCCGGCGGCGCGCTGGTTGACTGCGGCGGGAAACTGATTGGCATCAACAGCGCCATTGCCACCATTCCCAACGAGGCCGACGTCTCCACCGGCAGTGTGGGGATCGGCTTCGCCATCCCCGTGGACCTGGCGGCCCGGATCACGGACCAGCTCATTGAGACAGGCAAGGTGGCCTATCCCTACTTCGGCGTGAGCGCCGTCCCGCTGCCGCCCGAGGCGGCAGCGCACTTTGGCGTGGAGGACGGCCTATATCTGCAGTCGGTGGCGCCAGGTGGCCCCGCCGACAAGGCCGGGCTGCGGCGCAGCGACATCGTCACCCTCCTGGATGGCCGGCCGGCCACCAGCATCGCCGTCCTGACGGAAGTCACGCTGGCCAAAAAGGCCGGGGACACCCTTAAAGTGACCTACGTGCGCGGTGGCAAGACGGCCACCACTAACCTCACGCTGGGGATCATTCCGTAG
- a CDS encoding DsbA family oxidoreductase produces the protein MKIEIWSDVACPWCYIGKRRFETALDSFAHKDSVEVQWRSYQLDPTIPEHYDGTELSYLSERKGMDPAQVAGMFEHVTAQAAGEGLNYKFDDVVVANSFNAHQLLHLAAAHGKGDAVKEALLSGHFEHGMDIGSREALVELGTGAGLSAAEINEALDTDKYADDVRHDFAEARAIGVTGVPFFVLDRKYGISGAQPAEVFSQALEQAWQEANPLTMVAAGSTDGSSDAEVCGPDGCAI, from the coding sequence ATGAAGATTGAAATTTGGTCCGATGTGGCCTGCCCCTGGTGCTACATTGGCAAGCGCCGTTTTGAAACTGCCCTGGACAGCTTCGCCCACAAGGATTCCGTGGAGGTGCAGTGGCGCAGCTACCAGCTGGACCCCACCATCCCCGAGCACTACGACGGCACCGAGCTGAGCTACCTTTCCGAGCGCAAGGGCATGGACCCGGCCCAGGTTGCCGGCATGTTTGAGCATGTGACCGCGCAGGCTGCGGGTGAGGGCCTGAACTACAAGTTCGACGACGTGGTGGTCGCCAACAGCTTCAACGCACACCAGCTGCTGCACCTGGCCGCGGCTCATGGCAAGGGTGACGCCGTGAAGGAAGCGCTGCTGTCGGGCCACTTTGAGCACGGCATGGACATCGGCTCGCGCGAGGCACTCGTGGAGCTCGGCACCGGGGCAGGATTGTCTGCTGCCGAGATCAACGAGGCGCTGGACACCGACAAGTACGCCGACGACGTCCGCCACGACTTTGCCGAGGCCCGCGCCATCGGCGTCACCGGAGTGCCGTTCTTTGTCCTGGACCGCAAGTACGGCATCTCAGGCGCACAACCGGCCGAGGTGTTCAGCCAGGCCCTCGAACAGGCCTGGCAGGAAGCCAACCCGCTGACGATGGTTGCCGCCGGATCCACGGACGGCTCCTCCGACGCCGAGGTGTGCGGCCCGGACGGCTGCGCCATCTAG
- a CDS encoding ThuA domain-containing protein — MTQKLNILVWNEGVHERNNDPATMADMYPDGMHGAIADALQRYYPDAAITTATLASPGFGLDEETLASTDVLLWWGHMAHDDVPDEVVERVQRHVLGGMGLVALHSAHFAKIFTKLLGTTCSLKWRNEGERELVWTVKPSHPIAAGVESPIVIPEQEMYGELFDIPDPDDLIFISSFTGGEVFRSGVTFSRGKGRIFYFSPGDQEYPVYHHPQVQRVLANGVGWVAQPQQHRQQPAVTNPARESFLA, encoded by the coding sequence TTGACCCAAAAACTCAACATCCTGGTGTGGAACGAAGGCGTCCACGAACGCAACAACGACCCAGCCACCATGGCGGACATGTACCCGGACGGGATGCACGGAGCCATCGCAGACGCGCTGCAGCGTTATTACCCGGATGCCGCCATCACCACCGCCACACTGGCATCCCCGGGATTTGGCCTGGACGAGGAAACCTTGGCCTCCACCGACGTGCTGCTGTGGTGGGGGCACATGGCCCACGACGACGTGCCCGATGAGGTGGTGGAACGGGTCCAGCGCCATGTGTTGGGCGGGATGGGGCTGGTGGCCCTCCACTCGGCACACTTCGCCAAGATCTTCACGAAACTGCTGGGCACAACCTGTTCCCTGAAATGGCGGAACGAGGGCGAGCGCGAACTGGTGTGGACGGTCAAGCCGTCGCACCCCATCGCCGCCGGGGTGGAGAGCCCCATCGTCATCCCGGAGCAGGAGATGTACGGCGAGCTGTTCGACATCCCGGATCCGGACGACCTGATCTTCATCAGTTCCTTCACCGGCGGCGAGGTGTTCCGCTCCGGCGTCACGTTCTCCCGCGGCAAGGGGCGGATCTTCTACTTCAGCCCCGGCGACCAGGAGTACCCTGTTTACCACCATCCTCAGGTGCAGAGGGTCCTCGCCAACGGCGTCGGCTGGGTGGCCCAGCCGCAACAGCACCGCCAGCAGCCGGCAGTGACCAATCCGGCCAGGGAATCCTTCCTCGCCTGA
- a CDS encoding DUF2630 family protein has protein sequence MDNNQVHHKIEELVKAEQELRDSAPDQAKLPERAAQLKAIEVQLDQCWDLLRQRQAKLHAGLSPDEAQVRPVDEVEGYRQ, from the coding sequence ATGGACAACAACCAGGTGCACCACAAAATCGAGGAACTGGTCAAGGCTGAGCAGGAATTGCGCGATTCCGCCCCGGACCAGGCGAAGCTGCCCGAGCGCGCCGCACAGCTGAAAGCCATTGAGGTCCAGCTGGACCAGTGCTGGGACCTGCTGCGCCAGCGGCAGGCGAAGCTCCATGCTGGACTAAGCCCCGACGAGGCGCAGGTGCGCCCGGTCGACGAGGTCGAGGGCTACCGGCAGTAG
- a CDS encoding carbohydrate ABC transporter permease — protein sequence MHDTTGTKIFRITTITLLSIFTIVPIYVMVISGLKPLQDVQGAFSWWPSTLTIQPYIDMWKTVPLADYFVNSVIVSSVATVLSLIIAIFASYAISRYSFRGRTIFSTTVLSTQMLPGVLFLLPLFLIFVNINTNFGLQLVGTRTGLIITYLTFSLPFSIWMLAGYFNGIPRELDEAAKVDGCGPMRALFKVILPTARPGLVAVAIYSFMTSWGEVLFASVMTTDANRTLAVGLQLYSTQTNVYWNQIMAASVVVSIPIVIGFLLLQKNFVAGLTAGAVK from the coding sequence ATGCATGACACAACCGGCACCAAGATTTTCCGCATCACCACCATCACGCTGCTGAGCATTTTCACGATCGTGCCCATCTACGTCATGGTCATCTCCGGCCTGAAGCCGCTTCAGGATGTTCAGGGGGCGTTCTCGTGGTGGCCTTCAACCCTGACGATCCAGCCGTACATCGACATGTGGAAGACCGTCCCGCTGGCCGACTACTTTGTGAACTCGGTAATTGTCTCCTCCGTGGCCACGGTGCTTTCGCTGATCATCGCGATCTTCGCCTCTTACGCCATCTCCCGGTACTCGTTCCGCGGGCGCACAATATTCTCCACCACGGTGCTCTCCACCCAGATGCTCCCGGGCGTGCTGTTCCTGCTGCCGCTGTTCCTGATCTTCGTGAACATCAACACGAACTTCGGCCTGCAGCTGGTGGGCACCCGCACGGGACTGATCATCACCTATCTGACGTTCTCGCTGCCGTTCTCCATCTGGATGCTCGCCGGCTATTTCAACGGCATCCCGCGTGAGCTCGACGAGGCCGCCAAGGTCGATGGCTGCGGCCCCATGCGCGCCCTGTTCAAGGTGATCCTGCCAACCGCCCGCCCGGGCCTGGTGGCCGTCGCCATCTACAGCTTCATGACCAGTTGGGGCGAGGTCCTGTTCGCCTCGGTCATGACCACTGACGCCAACCGCACACTGGCCGTGGGCCTGCAGCTGTATTCGACGCAGACCAACGTCTACTGGAACCAGATCATGGCTGCCTCCGTAGTGGTCAGCATCCCCATCGTGATCGGCTTCCTGCTGCTGCAAAAGAACTTCGTGGCAGGCCTGACAGCCGGCGCCGTGAAGTAG
- the aceB gene encoding malate synthase A, with protein MNSTNSLNGITFNGITMTAPPIHRQEEILTPEALDFIAALNRTTTARRQELLEARSTRRSQILGGTDPRYLRETQAIREDHRWRVAPPAPGLEDRRVEITGPVDRKMTINALNSGAKVWLADMEDSSTPTWGNVIRGQLNLIDALERRIDFTSPEGKEYKLAPAEELPTIVVRPRGWHLPEKHLLINGKPMAGGVVDFGLYFFHNARRLIAQGKGPYFYLPKIENHLEARLWNDIFIQAQDLLGIPQGTIRATVLIETITAAFEMEEILYELRDHAAGLNAGRWDYLFSVIKNFRTRGPRFVLPDRNQITMTAPFMRAYTEQLVRACHTRGAMAIGGMAAFVPNRRDPEANANAMAKVRADKTREANDGFDGSWVAHPDLVPVAMEVFDEVLGWNPNQISRTREEVELDDRALLNIAGTEGKITEQGIRDNIWVGIQYIESWLRGHGAVALNNLMEDAATAEISRSQIWQWIHSQAITDTGELITYDWVREMLEEEFIKLPRFEGDRFDDALEIFTDVAMGETFPAFLTTSAYANYLHAEQTERQLAAA; from the coding sequence ATGAACTCGACCAACAGCCTGAACGGAATCACGTTCAACGGCATCACCATGACGGCACCGCCCATCCACCGCCAGGAAGAAATCCTCACCCCCGAGGCCCTGGACTTCATCGCCGCCCTCAACCGCACCACCACCGCGCGCCGGCAGGAACTGCTCGAAGCCCGCAGCACCCGCCGCTCCCAGATCCTCGGCGGCACCGACCCCCGCTACCTGCGCGAAACCCAGGCCATCCGGGAGGACCACCGCTGGCGTGTCGCTCCCCCGGCCCCCGGGCTGGAGGACCGCCGCGTGGAAATCACCGGCCCCGTTGACCGCAAGATGACCATCAACGCCCTGAACTCCGGCGCCAAGGTCTGGCTCGCCGACATGGAAGACTCCTCCACACCCACCTGGGGCAATGTCATCCGCGGACAGCTCAACTTGATCGACGCACTCGAACGCCGCATCGACTTCACCAGCCCCGAGGGCAAGGAGTACAAGCTGGCCCCGGCGGAGGAACTGCCCACCATCGTGGTCCGTCCCCGCGGTTGGCACCTGCCGGAGAAGCACCTGCTGATCAACGGCAAGCCCATGGCCGGCGGAGTTGTTGACTTCGGCCTGTACTTCTTCCACAACGCCCGCCGCCTCATCGCCCAGGGCAAGGGCCCGTACTTCTACCTGCCGAAGATCGAAAACCATCTCGAGGCTCGCCTCTGGAACGACATCTTCATCCAGGCACAGGACCTGCTCGGCATTCCGCAGGGCACCATCCGCGCAACTGTCCTCATCGAGACCATCACGGCCGCCTTCGAAATGGAGGAAATCCTCTACGAACTGCGCGACCACGCCGCCGGCCTGAACGCCGGGCGCTGGGACTACCTGTTCTCAGTCATCAAGAACTTCCGCACCCGCGGCCCCCGCTTCGTGCTCCCGGACCGCAACCAGATCACCATGACGGCACCGTTCATGCGCGCCTACACCGAACAGCTGGTCCGGGCCTGCCACACCCGCGGCGCCATGGCGATCGGCGGCATGGCCGCCTTCGTGCCCAACCGCCGCGACCCCGAAGCCAACGCCAACGCGATGGCCAAGGTCCGTGCCGACAAGACCCGCGAGGCCAACGACGGCTTCGACGGTTCCTGGGTGGCACACCCGGACTTGGTCCCCGTTGCCATGGAGGTCTTCGACGAGGTCCTGGGCTGGAACCCCAACCAGATCAGCCGCACCCGCGAAGAGGTCGAGCTCGATGACCGTGCCCTGTTGAACATCGCCGGCACGGAAGGGAAAATAACCGAACAAGGCATCCGCGACAACATCTGGGTGGGCATCCAGTACATCGAATCCTGGCTGCGCGGCCACGGCGCCGTCGCCCTGAACAACCTCATGGAGGACGCCGCCACCGCGGAAATCTCCCGCTCGCAAATCTGGCAGTGGATCCACAGCCAGGCCATCACGGACACCGGCGAACTCATCACCTACGACTGGGTCCGCGAAATGCTCGAGGAGGAATTCATCAAGCTCCCCCGCTTCGAGGGCGACCGATTCGACGACGCCCTGGAGATCTTCACCGACGTGGCCATGGGCGAGACCTTCCCCGCCTTCCTGACCACCTCGGCCTACGCGAACTACCTGCACGCCGAGCAGACCGAACGGCAGCTCGCGGCGGCTTAA